One segment of Candidatus Endomicrobium procryptotermitis DNA contains the following:
- a CDS encoding Dam family site-specific DNA-(adenine-N6)-methyltransferase, with amino-acid sequence MIKSPLNYTGNKSRFLVQLLPRFPQKVNRFVDMCCGGASVGLNVNAKYVICFDNNKKVIDLLQTLSFLSEKTIVDKVEEFINEFNLSDNYNKGYAIYRKYIRDNNGLKQYNAEGYAKLRSFYNDKGLNTKRDNDVCLFTLLVFCFNNDLRFNSAGKFNMPVGKTDFNESIRKKLNSFKHGTSEKSINFIQGDFKILKEFGLRRDIFVYIAPPYLITNAVYNESGSKWDKIKEVELLSVLSYLDDKGIRFALSNVLRKGEKENTILSSWVKKNKFNTHYINYHYRSSSYNKKDRATPEEEVLITNYNVLTILAPQEVFNSTVVLAT; translated from the coding sequence ATGATAAAATCACCCCTAAATTACACGGGAAATAAGTCAAGGTTTTTAGTCCAACTCCTTCCGCGTTTTCCACAAAAGGTAAATAGATTTGTAGATATGTGCTGCGGTGGCGCAAGTGTAGGCTTAAATGTAAATGCCAAATATGTCATTTGCTTTGATAATAATAAAAAGGTTATAGATTTATTGCAAACTCTTAGCTTCCTATCAGAAAAAACTATTGTTGATAAAGTAGAAGAATTTATAAATGAATTTAATTTATCAGATAATTATAATAAAGGTTATGCTATATATAGAAAATACATACGGGATAATAACGGATTAAAGCAATATAATGCCGAAGGATATGCAAAATTACGCAGTTTTTATAATGATAAAGGACTTAACACCAAAAGGGACAATGATGTTTGTCTATTTACTCTTTTAGTTTTTTGTTTCAATAATGACCTTCGTTTTAATTCTGCTGGAAAATTCAATATGCCTGTTGGGAAAACAGATTTTAACGAGAGTATTCGCAAGAAGTTAAACTCTTTTAAGCACGGGACAAGCGAGAAATCAATAAATTTTATTCAAGGCGATTTCAAAATCCTTAAAGAATTTGGCTTACGCCGAGACATTTTTGTTTATATAGCCCCGCCTTATCTAATAACAAATGCAGTTTATAATGAAAGTGGCTCAAAATGGGACAAAATTAAGGAAGTGGAGTTATTATCAGTTTTATCATATTTAGACGATAAGGGAATAAGGTTTGCGCTTTCAAATGTGTTAAGAAAAGGCGAGAAAGAAAATACTATTTTATCTTCGTGGGTTAAGAAAAATAAATTCAATACTCATTACATAAATTACCATTACCGCTCTTCAAGTTATAATAAAAAGGACAGGGCAACGCCAGAAGAGGAAGTATTAATTACAAATTATAATGTCTTAACTATCTTAGCACCGCAGGAGGTCTTTAATTCTACTGTTGTATTAGCAACTTGA
- the nusA gene encoding transcription termination factor NusA has translation MAEKGELLMALEQIEKDKKIRKEDILSVIENALISAYKKHVGRNVNVVAKVDPDTGEMAAFVLKTVVKDVENPLLEVGVQEAKKLGQPYEIGSEVKISLDTQDFSRIAAQTAKQVIVQKIRESERDSLYDEMKEKVGQIINGVIYRIANKNIIVDLGKTEAILPVSEQVFREKFSVGQHIRAVIIKVEKNVKGPGTVLSRASTELVKRLFELEVPEIYEKIVDIVNIVREPGMRSKVAVISHNPKVDPVGACVGIKGARVKPIIDDLKGERIDLIPYSEDMSKYIAASLAPAKVVSVVLISQDDKKAEVLVSDDMLSLAIGKNGHNVRLAAKLTGWHIDVKSESQKKQESEEKAEQQTEALEKLEGISDKNITTLVKAGFTNIEKLAQLTVDDLTTLPGIGIKTAEKIIEAAKKAIS, from the coding sequence ATGGCAGAAAAGGGCGAACTTTTGATGGCTCTTGAGCAGATTGAGAAGGATAAGAAAATAAGAAAGGAAGACATTTTAAGCGTTATAGAGAATGCTTTGATATCCGCTTATAAAAAGCATGTCGGCAGAAATGTTAATGTGGTTGCAAAAGTCGACCCTGATACAGGAGAGATGGCGGCTTTCGTATTGAAAACCGTCGTAAAAGACGTTGAAAATCCGTTGCTTGAAGTCGGTGTTCAGGAAGCAAAGAAGTTGGGACAGCCGTATGAAATAGGTTCTGAAGTGAAAATTTCTTTGGACACGCAGGACTTTTCGCGTATAGCTGCACAGACGGCAAAGCAGGTTATAGTGCAGAAAATAAGAGAATCTGAACGCGATTCTTTATATGACGAGATGAAAGAAAAAGTAGGACAGATTATAAATGGTGTAATTTATCGTATTGCAAATAAAAATATTATAGTAGACTTGGGCAAAACTGAAGCCATACTTCCTGTAAGCGAACAGGTTTTCAGGGAAAAGTTTTCAGTAGGGCAGCATATAAGAGCTGTTATCATCAAAGTCGAAAAAAATGTAAAAGGTCCGGGAACAGTTTTGTCGCGCGCCAGTACAGAACTTGTAAAGAGACTTTTTGAGCTCGAAGTCCCCGAAATTTATGAAAAAATTGTGGACATAGTAAACATCGTCAGAGAACCTGGTATGAGATCTAAAGTTGCCGTAATATCGCATAATCCAAAAGTTGATCCCGTAGGCGCCTGCGTCGGAATTAAAGGCGCCAGAGTTAAGCCCATTATTGATGATCTCAAAGGTGAAAGGATAGATTTGATACCGTATTCCGAGGATATGTCTAAATATATAGCAGCATCTCTTGCTCCTGCGAAGGTTGTCTCTGTGGTTTTAATTTCACAAGATGATAAAAAAGCCGAAGTTCTTGTGTCGGATGATATGTTGTCTCTTGCGATAGGTAAAAATGGACACAACGTAAGGCTTGCTGCCAAGCTTACAGGATGGCATATTGATGTTAAATCAGAAAGTCAGAAAAAACAGGAAAGCGAAGAAAAGGCCGAGCAGCAGACGGAAGCGCTTGAAAAGCTAGAAGGAATTAGTGACAAAAATATAACAACTCTCGTGAAAGCTGGTTTTACAAATATAGAAAAACTTGCTCAGCTTACCGTTGATGATCTTACGACTCTACCAGGAATAGGCATTAAAACTGCAGAAAAGATTATCGAAGCAGCCAAGAAAGCCATTTCTTGA
- a CDS encoding ribosome maturation factor RimP: MPSFIFDIGRILKMSNKAEEIEKLLISVADSENIEIVDLQYVKENGSWVIRVFIDKEAGVSIDDCEKMSYLFGATLDAGDVLNDSYVLEVSSPGINRILKKEKDFEKFTGEKIRIRTFTPINNQKNFLGKLISFKDRKLKINDVTNGEVEIIFSDVEKANLETDI, translated from the coding sequence ATGCCGTCTTTTATTTTTGATATAGGACGCATTTTAAAAATGTCAAATAAAGCAGAAGAAATAGAAAAACTTTTAATTTCCGTAGCTGATTCAGAAAATATTGAAATTGTCGATTTGCAATATGTTAAAGAAAACGGCAGTTGGGTGATTCGCGTTTTTATTGACAAAGAAGCTGGTGTGAGTATAGATGATTGTGAGAAAATGAGTTATCTTTTTGGAGCAACTTTAGATGCGGGCGATGTTCTTAACGATTCTTACGTTTTGGAAGTTTCTTCTCCAGGCATAAACAGAATATTAAAAAAAGAAAAAGATTTTGAAAAGTTTACCGGAGAAAAAATAAGAATACGGACTTTTACACCGATTAACAATCAAAAAAATTTTCTCGGAAAATTAATTTCATTCAAAGACAGAAAACTAAAAATTAACGATGTCACAAATGGCGAGGTCGAAATAATATTTTCAGATGTAGAAAAAGCAAATTTGGAAACAGATATTTAA